The Lycium ferocissimum isolate CSIRO_LF1 chromosome 10, AGI_CSIRO_Lferr_CH_V1, whole genome shotgun sequence genome window below encodes:
- the LOC132035306 gene encoding probable CoA ligase CCL5: MSGEEGWIISTGEDEQSTNHRPSFHRKNGYDLETRIYHSVLQLSEKHKMTGDYSHLDTAKFVLSQFPSPAQAESQIALIDSATNQKLTYAQLHRSIFSLATGLYHALGVRKGDVVFVLSPNSLMYPTICLAVLSIGAILSPANPLNTKSEISKQVRLSGAKLAIAAPEEVHKLVPTGVPTLLTTRPKNDENSVSVEELIENCDPLELPKDRPNFSDTAAILYSSGTTGVSKGVVLTHANFVAIMKLLKYYVDTTSSQDDVFLCFIPMFHVYGLAFFGLGLFCSCVTTVLMQKFDSQAMLKAIQTHKISHIPAVPPVILGLVKYNEGGYDLSSLRKVTSGAAPLSKEVADAFREKFPWVELKQGYGLTETTGAATYFVTNDEAKARPSSVGVLFPSFSAKVVNHETGEALPPFKEGELWLKGPGVMKEYFGNEEATAATITKDGWLRTGDLCYFDDEGYLYIIDRIKELIKHNGYQVAPAELEAILLSHHQILDAAVVPLEDEEAGQIPLAYVVRAAGSDLTQDQVIQFVSSQVAPYKKVRRVNFISAIPRSAAGKILRKELVLQSKLLIPSKL, encoded by the exons atgtcAGGTGAAGAGGGATGGATAATATCCACGGGCGAAGATGAGCAATCCACAAATCATCGGCCATCGTTCCATCGAAAAAATGGCTACGATCTTGAGACACGGATTTACCACTCAGTCCTTCAACTTAGTGAAAAACACAAAATGACTGGTGATTATTCTCATCTTGACACAGCTAAATTCGTGTTGTCACAATTTCCATCCCCTGCACAAGCAGAGTCACAAATTGCACTAATTGACTCTGCCACTAACCAAAAACTCACCTATGCTCAACTCCATAGATCTATTTTCTCACTCGCCACGGGATTGTACCACGCGTTAGGTGTGCGAAAAGGCGATGTTGTTTTCGTACTTTCACCAAATTCACTTATGTACCCTACCATATGCCTAGCTGTGCTTTCAATAGGTGCAATTTTATCCCCTGCCAACCCTCTAAACACCAAATCCGAAATTTCTAAACAAGTACGTCTTTCGGGTGCAAAATTAGCCATTGCTGCACCCGAAGAAGTTCATAAATTAGTCCCCACGGGTGTGCCTACGCTTCTCACAACGCGCCCCAAGAACGACGAAAATTCAGTTTCAGTAGAAGAGCTGATTGAGAATTGTGACCCTTTAGAACTACCTAAAGACAGGCCAAATTTTTCGGATACAGCAGCAATACTATACTCTTCAGGAACTACTGGTGTTAGCAAAGGTGTCGTGTTAACTCACGCGAATTTCGTAGCGATTATGAAACTGCTCAAGTACTATGTGGATACAACGTCGTCTCAAGATGACGTTTTCCTCTGTTTCATACCGATGTTTCATGTATACGGTCTAGCCTTTTTCGGTCTCGGATTATTTTGTTCATGTGTTACAACTGTGTTGATGCAAAAATTTGATTCTCAAGCTATGCTGAAAGCAATTCAGACACACAAAATTAGTCACATTCCAGCAGTTCCACCTGTGATTCTTGGGCTAGTTAAGTATAACGAAGGTGGTTATGATTTATCGTCACTGCGAAAAGTGACCTCAGGGGCTGCTCCGCTAAGCAAAGAG GTTGCTGATGCGTTTCGAGAGAAGTTCCCTTGGGTGGAGCTCAAGCAAGGCTATGGCTTAACTGAGACAACAGGTGCAGCAACATATTTTGTtaccaatgatgaggcaaaggCCCGCCCATCCTCGGTGGGAGTGTTGTTTCCGAGCTTCTCTGCTAAGGTGGTTAATCATGAAACAGGGGAGGCATTGCCACCATTTAAAGAAGGGGAATTGTGGCTAAAAGGTCCAGGGGTGATGAAAGAGTATTTTGGGAATGAAGAAGCAACTGCTGCAACAATCACTAAAGATGGCTGGCTCAGAACTGGTGATCTTTGTTACTTTGATGACGAGGGGTATTTATACATTATTGATCGAATAAAGGAACTCATCAAGCATAATGGTTATCAG GTAGCTCCAGCAGAGCTTGAAGCAATACTATTGAGTCACCATCAAATACTTGATGCAGCAGTTGTCCC ACTAGAAGACGAGGAAGCAGGACAAATACCACTGGCATATGTTGTAAGAGCAGCCGGTTCTGATCTCACACAAGACCAAGTCATTCAATTTGTTTCTAGCCAG GTAGCCCCATACAAGAAAGTAAGAAGGGTCAATTTCATCAGTGCAATACCAAGATCAGCTGCAGGGAAAATTTTGAGGAAGGAGTTGGTGCTTCAAAGCAAACTGTTAATTCCGTCAAAATTATAA
- the LOC132033303 gene encoding vetispiradiene synthase 2-like, producing the protein MASAAVVHNIVKHEQEEDIVRPVANFSPSLWGDRFHSFSIDNEVAQKYAQEIEELKEETRSMLLATGRKLAETLNLVDIIERLGIAYHFEKEIDDILEQIYTKYSNFEGDDYNDLCTFALQFRLLRQHGYNISPKIFSKFQDGNGKFNESLASDVLGLLSLYEASHVRTHGEDILEDALTFSTTHLESAAPHLKSPLREQVEHALEQSLHKGIPRVETRFFISSIYEKEESKNNVLLRFAKLDFNLLQMLHKQELAEISRWWKDLDFVTTLPYARDRAVECYFWTVGVYIEPQYSQARIMLAKTIAMISIVDDTFDAYGIVKELDTYTDAIQRWNINQIDRLPDYMKISYKALLDLYEDYEKELSSDGRSHVVYYAKERMKEIVRNYNVEAKWFIEGYMPPVSEYLSNALATSTYYLLTTTSYLGMKSATEQDFEWLVMNPKILEANVTLCRVIDDIATYEVEKSRGQIATGIECYMRDYGVSTEVAMEKFQEMAYTAWKDVNEGILRPTPVSTEILTRILNLARIIDVTYKHNQDGYTHPEKVLKPHIIALLVDSIEL; encoded by the exons ATGGCCTCAGCTGCAGTTGTCCATAATATTGTGAAGCATGAACAAGAAGAAGATATTGTTCGCCCTGTCGCCAACTTCTCTCCTAGTCTATGGGGTGATCGTTTCCATTCTTTCTCCATCGACAATGAG GTTGCACAAAAATATGCTCAAGAGattgaagagttgaaggaagAGACAAGGAGTATGTTGTTAGCTACTGGACGGAAATTGGCTGAGACCTTGAATTTGGTAGACATAATTGAACGCCTAGGCATAGCCTATCACTTTGAGAAAGaaattgatgacattttggaaCAGATTTACACCAAATATTCAAACTTTGAGGGTGATGACTATAATGATTTATGCACTTTTGCACTTCAATTTCGATTGCTCAGGCAACATGGTTACAACATCTCTCCTA AAATTTTCAGCAAATTCCAAGATGGCAATGGCAAATTCAATGAGTCTCTTGCTAGTGATGTCTTGGGGTTATTAAGCTTGTATGAAGCTTCACATGTAAGGACTCATGGTGAAGATATCTTAGAAGACGCACTCACTTTCTCCACTACTCATCTTGAGTCCGCAGCTCCACATTTGAAATCTCCACTGAGGGAGCAAGTGGAACATGCCCTTGAGCAATCTTTGCACAAGGGTATTCCTCGAGTTGAGACCCGATTCTTCATATCATCAATCTATGAGAAGGAGGAATCAAAGAACAATGTGTTACTTCGATTTGCCAAATTGGATTTCAACTTACTACAGATGTTGCACAAACAAGAACTTGCTGAAATATCAAG GTGGTGGAAAGATTTGGATTTCGTAACAACACTTCCATATGCTAGAGATAGAGCGGTTGAATGTTATTTCTGGACAGTTGGAGTATATATTGAGCCTCAATATTCTCAAGCTCGCATCATGCTTGCCAAGACCATTGCTATGATTTCAATTGTTGATGACACCTTTGATGCTTATGGTATAGTAAAGGAACTTGACACATACACGGATGCCATTCAAAG GTGGAATATTAACCAAATCGATCGGCTTCCTGATTACATGAAAATTAGTTATAAAGCTCTTTTAGATCTCTATGAGGATTATGAAAAGGAATTGTCAAGCGATGGAAGATCtcatgttgtctattatgcgaAAGAAAGA ATGAAAGAAATAGTCAGAAACTATAATGTCGAGGCAAAATGGTTTATTGAAGGATATATGCCACCTGTTTCTGAGTACCTAAGCAATGCATTGGCAACTAGCACTTATTACTTGCTCACTACCACATCTTATTTGGGTATGAAGTCTGCTACCGAGCAAGATTTTGAGTGGTTGGTAATGAATCCTAAAATTCTTGAAGCTAATGTGACATTATGCCGAGTTATTGATGACATAGCCACATACGAG GTCGAGAAAAGTAGGGGTCAGATTGCAACAGGAATTGAGTGCTACATGAGAGATTATGGTGTATCTACAGAAGTGGCAAtggaaaaatttcaagaaatggcTTATACAGCATGGAAGGACGTGAACGAAGGAATTCTTAGACCAACTCCTGTATCTACGGAGATTTTAACTCGTATTCTCAATCTTGCTCGCATTATTGACGTCACATATAAACACAATCAAGACGGATACACTCATCCCGAGAAAGTCTTAAAACCTCACATTATTGCCCTACTTGTGGACTCCATCGAACTTTAA